The genome window CCTATCTGGAGGTGGTCGGCCAGGGCCGGCCCCTGACCGAGCGCCCGTTGCCGTGCATCGCCGTGCCGACCACGGCCGGCACCGGAGCCGAGGCCACGGCCAACGCCGTGCTCACCGTGCCCGAGGCGCGGGTGAAGGTCAGCCTGCGTTCGGCCATGATGCTTCCGGAGGTCGCCCTGGTGGACCCGCTGCTTTCGGCGACCATGCCGCCGGCGGTGACGGCGGCCACGGGCCTCGACGCCCTGACCCAGCTGCTGGAGTCCTTCGTCTCGGACAAGGCCAACCCCATGACCGACGCCCTGTGCCGGGAGGGGCTGCCCCGGGCCGCCCGGGGACTCGCCGCGGCCTATGCGGACGGAAACGACCTTCAGGCGCGAGAGGATATGGCCCTGGCGAGTCTTTTGGGCGGCATGGCCCTGGCCAATGCCAAGCTCGGGGCCGTGCACGGGTTCGCCGCGCCCATCGGCGGCCTTTTCGGCGCGCCGCACGGTTTCGTCTGCGCAAGCCTCCTGCCCTTCGTCACGGCGGCCAACATCAAGGCCCTTCGCGACCGCGCCCCGGAGGCTCCCGCCCTGGCCGCCTACGCCACGGCCGCCCGCCTGCTCACCGGTTCGCCGGAAGCCACGCCGGAAGACGCCGCGAACTGGCTGGCCGCAACCTGCCGCGCCCTCCAGGCCCCCTCCCTGGGAAACCTCGGCGTGACGGCGGCCGACATCCCGCTCGTCGTCGAAAAAGCCGCCAAGGCCAGCAGCATGCGGGGCAACCCCGTGGAACTGTCGTCCGACGAACTGGCGGCCATCCTCACCGCCGCCATCGGTTAGCCCCAGCACAGCAACCACCAAAGGCCGCTTCCCCACGCCTTTCATACGAAATGTCCTCGAAATGGCCTGACCGGACAAGGTCCCCATTATAAGATTTAGGAAGGGGAGAGCGCGAGAGGGGCTACTGCCCTTTTTAAAGGGTTTCCCCTCTCGCATCTCCTCCTCCCCTCTTCCCCATAAAATAAGGCGGCATGGCCGAAGCCATGCCGCCGCGCGCATGTTTTCCCCGCGGTTTGGCTCGCCTTAGGGCAACCGCGGGGACCGGGCAATATGTTCGCGCGCCGGCCTTGCAATCGTTATGGCGTATGGCGAGGCCGGCACGGGTGCGTGTCTGCTAGGCTTCCACCCAGTTCTTGCAGCGTTCCACGGCCCGCTGCCAGCCGTGGATCAGCTTTTCCCGCTCGGCCGGGGACTTGTTCGGCTCGAAGCGGCGGTCGAGCTGCCACATGGCGGCGATTTCGTCCTCGCTTTGCCAGAAGCCGACGGCCAGGCCGGCCAGATAGGCCGCGCCAAGGGCCGTGGTCTCGGTCACCCTGGGCCGCTCGACAGGCACGCCCAGCACGTTTGCCTGGCACTGCATGAGCAGGTTGTTGCGGGTGGCCCCACCGTCGGCACGCAGGGTCTCCAGCTTGATGCCGGCGTCCTTTTGCATGCAGCCCATGATGTCGTAGGTCTGGAGGGCGATGGATTCGATGGCCGCCCGGGCGATATGGGCCTTGGTCGTGCCGCGGGTGATGCCGACCATGGTGCCGCGGGCGTACTGGTCCCAATGGGGCGCGCCAAGGCCGACAAAAGCCGGCACCAGAAAGACGCCGCCGTTGTCCGGCACGGACAGGGCGAGCTGTTCCACCTCGGGGGCGCTTTTGATGATGCCAAGGCCGTCGCGCAGCCACTGCACCACCGCGCCGGCGATGAACACGCTGCCTTCCAGGGCGTAATACCGCCCCGACGGCGTGCCCCAGGCCACGGTGGTCAGGAGGTTGTTGGTGCTGGGGCGGGGGGTGGTGCCGGTGTTCATGAGCATGAAGCAGCCGGTGCCGTAGGTGTTTTTGGCCATGCCCTCGTGCAGGCAGGCGTTGCCGTAGGTGGCGGCCTGCTGGTCGCCGGCGATGCCGGCGATGGGCAGAGCCCGGCCCAGAAACTCGGGATGCACCTCGCCGACCACTTCCGAGGACTGGCTCACGCGGGGCAGCATGGAGCGGGGCACGCCCATGATATCGAGCAGCTCGTCGTCCCACTGGCCGGTATGGATGTTGTAGAGCAGGGTCCGGCTGGCGTTGGACGTGTCGGTGACGTGGACCGCGCCCTTGGTCAGGTTCCAGATGAGCCAGGAATCGATGGTGCCGAAGAGCAGTTCGCCCTTTTCGGCCTTGGCCCGGGCTCCGGGGACGTTGTCGAGCATCCAGCGGATCTTGGTGCCGGCGAAATAGGCGTCGATGACCAGGCCGGTTTTGGAGCGGAAGGTGTCTTCCAGGCCGCGTTTTTTGAGCTCGTCGCAAAAGCCGGCCGTGCGGCGGTCCTGCCAGACGATGGCGTTGTGGATGGGGGAGCCGGTGGCCTTTTCCCAAACCACGGTGGTCTCGCGCTGGTTGGTGATGCCGATGGCCGCCACATCCGAGGCGTCGGCATCGGCCTGGCTCAGGCATTCGCCCATGACGAAGGACTGGGTGTCGAAGATTTCGTTGGCGTTGTGCTCCACCCAACCCGGCTGGGGATAAATCTGGGTGAACTCCTTTTGCGCGATCTGCTTGATGTCGCCTTCGCGGGTGAAAAGGATGGCCCGGGAACTGGTCGTGCCCTGGTCAAGGGCCAGAATGTACTTGCTCATGATCTACACTCCTCACATTCCTGCGCGCCGTCTTCGCAAAAATCGGCATTGGGGTCCTTGTTGAGCGCTCCGGTGGTCCTGTCGTAGACAAGCGCACCAAGCGGGCCGCCGACGAGGGGTCCGAGGATGGGCACGAGCACGATGCTCACATCCATCAGGTTCGGTTGGGTGAAGCCGGCCAGCAGGGCGAAAAAGCGCGGGCCGAAGTCGCGGGCCGGGTTGATGGCGTATCCGTTCATGGCCCCGAGGCTCATGCCGATGGCCATGACCAGCATGGCCACGGCCACGGGGCCGATCCAGGGCACTTTGTTCTTGGCGCCGAAGTCGCCGATGGAAAGGATGCCGAACATGAGCACGGCGGTGCCGATGATCTGGTCGATAAAGCCCGGCCAGAACCCGGGCACGGCCGGGAAGGTGCAGAAGATGCCGGCCGTTTTGACCAGCGTCGGGTCGGCCATGAGCCATTTGGCCTTGAAATCAAGGAACACGATGGCCGCGCCGAGAAAGCCGCCGGCGGTCTGGGCCAGGGTGTAGGGCAGCACCTTGCCCCAGGGGAAGCGGCCGGTGGCGGCCAGGGCCAGAGTCACGGCGGGGTTGATGTGCGCGCCGGAGCGCAGGCTGGCCAGCACCCCGAAAAAGACGCCCAATCCCCAACCGAAGGTGATCGTATCCCATGATATGTTCAGCGCTTCGCCGAAAAAGACCTTCATGGCCACGCATCCGGCTCCGAATATGATGAGGATCATGGTCCCCAGGAATTCGGAGAACATCTCCTTGCCAAGTGACGACTCGTTCATGGAATACCCCTCTTACAGCGCTTCGACCGTTGGCCCGTCCCCTTCCGGGCGGGAACAGGGCTGTTTGCCCAGGCCTTCCTCCGCCAATGTGTCCGCCGAACCGGCCTGCGACGCATCCTGCCCGGAAAACCAGGTCGCAAGCAGCCGGCGGGCGCTCTCCACTTCACGGACGCGACGGTCCTCGTCCCAGCCGAGTTCCCGCCCCATGATCGCCGCCACGACCGGGGCCGCTTCCTCGGCATGGCGCATGTCCACAAGTCCAAGAGGCAGTCGCCGCAGCAACACGTCGCCAAGGCGCACCGCCATCTCCCGGCGCACGGCAAAGGCCACTTCCGCGCCGATATAGGGATGCTCCGGATGAATGGGCGTCAAGAGATCAAGTTCGCGGCCAAGAGCCAGCACCGTTCCGGCCTCATCGCCGTAGAGGGAGTACAATGAGCGGGCCAGCTCCTCGGCGATGTTTTCGCGGGCGGCCAGATCCCGCCAGGCCTCGGGATAGTAGGCCCGCGAACCGATCAGGCGCAGCTCGCGGGTGACGCAGGGGCGGCCTTCGCCAAGGCCGAAGGCGGCGCAGGCCGCGTCCACGGCGTCCTCGGCCATGGCGCGGTAGCTCGTCCACTTGCCGCCGGCCATGGTCAAAAGCCCGGACGGGCTCTCGGTCAGGACGTGGGTGCGGGCCAGCTCCTGGGTGCTCCCCTTCTTGGGATCGAAGACCAGCGGCCGCAGGCCGTTCCACACGGCCAGGACGTCCCGGCCGGTCACGGGCTTGCGCAGATAGGCGCTGGCGTAGCGCAGCAGGTAGTCCACGTCCTTGCAATCCGGGGCCGGATCGACCGTGATGTCCGCCGGTTCATCGGTGGTGCCGAAAAGGACGTGGCCCTGCCAGGGGATCATAAAAAGCACGCGGCCGTCCTCGGTGCGCGGAATCATGAGCGACAGGTCGTCGGGGACGGTGCCGGACTCAAGCAGGATATGGATGCCGGAGCTGACCTTGAGCATGCCCGGCGCATCAGGGTCGTCCATGCGCCTGATGGCGTCGGCAAAGGGGCCGGTGGCGTTGATCACGCCCTTGGCGGCCACGGTCCAGGCGCGGCCGCTTTGGCGGTCGCGCAGGTTCGCGCCGCGGATGCGGCCGTTTTCCTTGACGAGCCCGGTCACTTCCACGTGGTTGGCGCACACGGCCCCGTAGGCGGCGGCGGTCCGGGCCAGGGTCACGGCCATGCGCGCGTCGTTGAACTGGCCGTCGGCGTAGATGACCGCGGCCTTGTAGTCGTCGAGGTTGAGCTGGGGAAAGAGCTTTTTCGCCTTGCGCCTGGTGACGACGCGGCTGTGCCCCAGGGAGAGCCGGCCGGCCAGGAGATCGTAGAGCACCAGGCCGGCGAAGATGTAGGCGGCCTGAAACCAGGTTTTGACCGGGGTCATGAGGCGGATGGCATGGGCCAGGTGGGGGGCGTTTTTGAGCAGCCGGCCGCGCTCGCGCAGCCCCTCGCGCACGAGGTTGAACTGCTCCCGGTCGCACTTGAGGATGGCCTTTTCCAGGTAGCGCACGCCGCCGTGCACCAGCTTGGTGCTCTTGCTGCTGGTGCCCTGGGCGAAGTCGTCGCGCTCCACCAGGGCGACGCGAAGGCCCCGGGTGGCCGCGTCCAGGGCGATGCCGCAGCCGGTGGCTCCGCCGCCGATCACGAGAAGGTCGAAAGTTTCCCCGTCCTGCAGACGGGCGAGCTGTTCCTGTCTGTCCATGGCTCCGCCTTGGCTTTAAGGGTTGAGCAGACTGCGGGCCGTGCTCGCGTCCGTAACAAAGGCATGCGCATAGCCGCGACGCAGCACGGCTTGCAAAATGGGCACCTTGGCCATGCCGCCGGAGACGAGAATGATGCGGGGCACCTTGCACAGCCCCGCGAAATCCGGAGACATGCTGCACTGGTTGATGCCGTGGTCCAGCACGTTGCCGTCGGCGTCGAGAAAGCGGCCGAAAAATTCCCCCACCGCGCCGGCCCGGGCCAGATCGCGGCGCTGGTCCAGGCTGATGGCCCCCAGCGCGATGTTGGTGGCCTGGGCGGTCATGTCGCCAACGGCGGTGAGGATCATGTCCACGTCCAGGGCTTCCTTGTAAAAGGTGCGGAAAAAGGGCTGGGCGGCGATGGTCTCGCGCACGTCCGGGGTGGAAACGAACATGGGCGCGGGCAGGTGGTTGCAGACCTCGGCCGAGAGCTTTCTGGCGAACATGGCCGTGGAATCGAAGGGATTGACCGGGCTTCTGGGCACGCCGCCGTAGAGGGAGGTGACGGAAAGGCCGCGCACGGCGCGAATGACCAGGCCGTTTATGGCCGCGCGCATGGTGTTGCCCCAGCCGACGCCCAGGCGCTGGCCGTCGGCCAGCTCGCGGGAGGCGTATTCGCCGGCCGGGCGGCCGATGGTTTCGTAGTAATGTTGTCCGGCGCGCTCGGGGGTCGGCACGACGATGGCGCGGGTCAGGCCGAACTCGCGGACGAGGTCGGCTTCCAGGGCGACGCAGTCGCGAAAGGCGGTGTTGATGACGACCCGGATCAGCCCGGCCTCGCGTCCGGCCTGAAGCAGGCGGTTGACCTTGAGGCGCGTGAGCCCGAGGCGTTCGCCGATGTCCCCCTGGGTGAGCTCTTCGTGGAAATAGAGCCAGGCGACCCGTGAGATCAGCTGGTTTTCCTCTTCGTCGAACCCGGTCATGGGAGCCTCCGGCCTGTTGGCGCTCGGGGTGTTGGCGATGTGTGATCTTTGTGTCTCTTCCAATACAATTGTAAAACAAATGTGTCAACGGCCTTTTCAGAATTCGTGACCCGCCCGTTGCGCGCGTTTGGCGGCAAAAGCGGCTGTTTTCACAAAAATGTCCATCAATTCAAAATAAATATATAATAATAACAGGATATTTCAAATCAGGACGCGACACAGACACTTCCAATCCTTGCGCTCAAAACATCTGATCATTTGTTTTTACAAAAGATAATTTGTTTAAAAAGACGCCGCCAACCGAGTCCGCCGCCGCCCGACGCCCCACCCCACTCCCCACGACGGCCCGGCCGGGCCGTCCGACAGGCCTTTCCTTTAACATTATCAATCGATCGATTGACAATGTTGCCGCGTGGGCGCATATCTCCCCGCACCTTGCCACAGCCGGGCAAGGCCAAGGATCGCGCCATGCCCCAGGCACCCGAAAAAAACGACAAACGCCTCGCCAAGGGCCGCCAGACCCGGGAAAGACTTCTGGCGGAAGCGCTGCGGCTTTTCGCGCAGCACGGCTACGCCGGCGTCGGCACAAGGGAAGTGGCGGCCGCCGCCAAGACCAACATCGCCTCCATCGCCTTCCACTTTTCCGGCAAGGAAGGGCTCTACCGGGCGGTCATCGAACACGTGTCCGGCGAGCTGGCCCGGCTGCACCAGGCCGCCATCGCCGAGGCCACGGCCCAAAGCGCGGCCGGCGGCGAGGAGGCCGGGGACAGGGCAAAGCGCATCGTCACCGACCTCATCACCCGGCTTTTGACGTCCAACCGCTCACGCTGGATGACGCTTTTGCTGCAACGCGAATTCATCACCCCGACCCCCTTTTTCGACGTCATCTACGAAAGCACCATCGAGCCGACGCTTACGGCCCTGGCGGCGCTGGCAAGCGAAATCAACGGAAAGTCACAGGCGTCCCCGGAAAACAAGGTGCTGGCCTTTTCCCTTTTCATCATGACCAGCGCCTTTCAGCGCAACCGGAACACCTTTTTGCGGTTCATCGAAAAGGATGCCTATTCGCCAGAGGATATCGAAACCATCAGTCGTGTCGTGGCCAGATTCGTGAAAAACGGCCTGCTCCAACCCCAAGAAACAAACGAAGCCTTGTCGCCATGTCCCAGCAAACAAAACTTCTGACCATCGATTTCATCTGCATCTGTCTGCTCATCTTCCTGGCCTACTGCAACATCACGGTCTTCTACAATCTCTACCTCTATCTCCAGGAAATAGACATTCCCGCCAACTGGCGCGGCTTCCTCATCGGCTGCTCGTCGCTTTCCACCATCGCTTTTTTCCTGTTCGCCAGCCCCTATCTGACCGTCAAAAACGCCATTCCCTGCGCCCTGGCCGGGGCGCTGATCATGATCGGCTGCGGCATAAGCTACCTGTACGCCCACGGCGTCGCGAGCCTCCTGCTCGTGCGACTGGCCAACGGCGCGGCCGTGTATCTGCTTTCCGCCGGCTGCATGACGCTCATGGTCTCGCGCATCGCCCCGGAGCACAGCGGCCAGGCCTTCAGCCTCTATTCCATCGCCCTGCTTTTGCCCTATTCCCTGGTCCCGTCCGTGTGCGACGTCGTCACGCCCCACCTGCCGTCGGTGGCGTACACGTATCGCGACATGTCCCTGCTGCTCGTGCCCGGGCTGGCCATGATCGCCGTCATCAGCCGGCGGCAGCGCCGGGCGAGACACGGCGACGCGTCCCAGCCGGCCATGTCGCTTGGCGAGATGTACCGCAACGCGCTTACCCCCCGCATCGGGTTGGTGCTTTTGCTCAACGGCATCTACATCATCACCTTCGCCTCGCTTTTCTTCATGGCCCAGGGGCTGTTCCGCTCCCGGGGATTTCACTCCGTGGGCTCGTATTTCACCATCCAGATGTTTTGCATGATCATCATCCGCCTGCTCGGCAACAGGCTCTTCGACAAGGTCCACAAGGTGCGGCTGATCATCTTCAGCTTCCTCGTCTCCTCGGCCAGTTTCGCGCTCATGGCCGTGTCCTACAGCCTGGTCGGGCTGTACGCCTCGTCGCTGCTCATGGGCATCGGCATGGGGGTCATCTCGCCGGCGCTCTACGGACTGATGTTCACCATCTCGTCGCCGCGCTTCAAGGCGGTCAATTCCAACCTGATGATGCTGTCCCTGCAGATCGGCAATTTCCTGGGACCGGTCTACGGGGCCTGGGTCATGCAGCGCGTCGGGTATGCGGATTTGTTCCTGTGCAATGCCGGCTGCTGTCTTGTCGGCATCGGGCTGTGCTTTTTGCTGACCAGCCACCGGATCGACGCCACGCGCAACATCGCCAACGCCTAGGGGCGACGGCGCTTTCCCCTCAAGGACACGCGATTGTTCCATGAGGCGAAGCCGCTCTCCGGCCGGCGGGAAAACCGGCGGCGCATAGCATAGGCGGCTTCCAACAAGCAGGTGCGGCATCGGAGGAAAATCCTTGACGTGGGGGGGGAACGGGGGTTTAGCTCGACCCCAGCGCAAGGCGTGGCGCGCCGCGCCGAATCCGCGCATAAAGGCTTCGTTGTGCACTGCGACAGCTCCTGCCCCATCGGCATCTTCGACTCCGGCGTCGGCGGCCTCACGGTCGCCCGGGCCGTCATGGACCGCCTGCCGAGCGAGTCCATCGTCTATTTCGGCGACACCGCCCGCGTGCCATACGGCGTCAAATCCCCGGACACGGTGGCCCGCTACGCCGGCCAGATCACGAATTTTCTTTTGGCCAAAAACGTCAAGCTCCTGATCGTCGCCTGCAACACCATGGCCGCCGTGGCCCTGCCGGCCATCACCGCCCTGTCCCCGGCCCCGGTCCTCGAAGTCATCTCGGCCGGAGCGGCGAGCGCCCTGGCCGCGACCAGGACCAAGCGCATCGGGATCATCGCCACGCCCTCGACCATCGCCAGCCGGGCCTACGAATCGGCCCTGGCCGCCCTGGGCGGTCCGGAGGTCTTCACCGCCTCGAAGGCCTGTCCGCTGTTCGTGCCCCTGGTCGAGGAAGGCTGGCTGGCCCACCCGGCCACGCGGCTGGTGGCCGAGGAATACCTGACGCCGCTTCTGGCCGAAAATCTCGACACGCTCATTCTCGGCTGCACCCACTATCCGCTTCTGGCCCCGCTTTTGGCCGAGGTGGCCGGACCGGACGTGCGCCTGCAGGATTCGGCCACGGCCGTGGCCGAACGCGCCGCCGCCGTGCTGGGCTACCTGGGCCTGGCCGCGCCGAAGGGGCCGGACACGCCGCGCCACGTGTTCCACGTCACGGACATGCCGCGAAAATTCCGGGAAATCGGCGAACTCTTCCTCGGCCGTCCCATGGAGGACGTGCGCCTGGAAAAGCTCTAAGTAGCCGCTAGGGCGTGGCCGGCGACGGGTTTTCCGTCGTGGGTCGGCCTGTCGTCGGAGTCGGAGACAGGGGCTCGGCCGGGGCCGGATGCGCCACCGCCGAGGTGGCGGGGACGGACTTGGCGGCGGGAGCCGGCCTGGACGCGGGAACGGCCTTGTGGTCGGAAGCGGGTTTGGACCTGGGGAGGGGTTTGGGCGTGAAGGGAGCCGGGACTTTTGGCGGCGTCTCGGCCCTGGCGCAGGCCATGCGGGCGCTTTGATATTCCACCCCGGCGGCGGCAAAGGACGGATCGAGGAGCATGGCCCGGCGATAGGCGGCCAGGGCATGGCGGCAATCGCCGGTGGCCATGGCCAGATTGGCCCGGTAATAATAGACTTGGGCGCTTTTCGAGCCCCGGCCGATGGCCGCGTCCAGGGAGGCGAGCGCCGCCTGGCGCCGCCCGGCCTCGTATTGCAAGATGCCCAGGGCTTCGAGGGGGCGCGGGTCGGCGGCATCGGCCGCGGCCGCTCGCGAAAGCTCGGTCGCTGCGCGCTTTGCGTCACCGGTCTTGGCGGCGCAAAGGCCCAGGTAGAAATGGGCCTCGGCCAGATCCGGGGCCTGCCCGGCGGCGGCGGCCAGATCCGGCAGGGCGGCTTGAAACTTCCCGGCGGCAAAGGCCTTTTTCCCGGCGGCCAGACGTTCGGCGGCCGAAGGAAGGGGCGCGACGGGAGCCGGCGGCAAGGCCTTTCTGGCGCAGCCCCCGAAGCAGGCGGCCAGAAACCACAGGGCCAGGACAAGGGACATACCCCGAACGGAAAACCGGTCCATCCCGCCAGCCTCCTGTCGTCTCGGCGTTTTTTCCCGCTCCGGACGCCCGGCCGGGAAATCCCGATCGCAGGCGCAGTAACGCCGCCGCCACCCCATGTCAATTCGGCCGTGACGGTCCAGGCGGCGGCCTTGACGCGGCAACGGCGCAATCGTACATGTTGAAAACCTGTACAGACGGCGCGCCTGTCCGGGCCGTCCCGCACGGAGTCCTTGTGAACCGCCTCGAATCCCCCTTCCCCGTCCAAACCGCATGAGAAGAACCGCCACGCCCGGCGCATCGCCCGCCTTTCCGGCCGGAGGGCGGGTCTCCATGGCCCTGGCCGTCGCCGCGCTTTGCGCCATTGC of Solidesulfovibrio fructosivorans JJ] contains these proteins:
- a CDS encoding iron-containing alcohol dehydrogenase, whose protein sequence is MNFTFQTPGKVIFGRDTAGQLPEHIAAHGRAPLIVTGATPERHQALLKALRQAGLTVTVFPVAGEPAVETAATGARLAREAGCDVVVGIGGGGALDTAKAVAALATNTAEILTYLEVVGQGRPLTERPLPCIAVPTTAGTGAEATANAVLTVPEARVKVSLRSAMMLPEVALVDPLLSATMPPAVTAATGLDALTQLLESFVSDKANPMTDALCREGLPRAARGLAAAYADGNDLQAREDMALASLLGGMALANAKLGAVHGFAAPIGGLFGAPHGFVCASLLPFVTAANIKALRDRAPEAPALAAYATAARLLTGSPEATPEDAANWLAATCRALQAPSLGNLGVTAADIPLVVEKAAKASSMRGNPVELSSDELAAILTAAIG
- the glpK gene encoding glycerol kinase GlpK — encoded protein: MSKYILALDQGTTSSRAILFTREGDIKQIAQKEFTQIYPQPGWVEHNANEIFDTQSFVMGECLSQADADASDVAAIGITNQRETTVVWEKATGSPIHNAIVWQDRRTAGFCDELKKRGLEDTFRSKTGLVIDAYFAGTKIRWMLDNVPGARAKAEKGELLFGTIDSWLIWNLTKGAVHVTDTSNASRTLLYNIHTGQWDDELLDIMGVPRSMLPRVSQSSEVVGEVHPEFLGRALPIAGIAGDQQAATYGNACLHEGMAKNTYGTGCFMLMNTGTTPRPSTNNLLTTVAWGTPSGRYYALEGSVFIAGAVVQWLRDGLGIIKSAPEVEQLALSVPDNGGVFLVPAFVGLGAPHWDQYARGTMVGITRGTTKAHIARAAIESIALQTYDIMGCMQKDAGIKLETLRADGGATRNNLLMQCQANVLGVPVERPRVTETTALGAAYLAGLAVGFWQSEDEIAAMWQLDRRFEPNKSPAEREKLIHGWQRAVERCKNWVEA
- a CDS encoding MIP/aquaporin family protein — its product is MNESSLGKEMFSEFLGTMILIIFGAGCVAMKVFFGEALNISWDTITFGWGLGVFFGVLASLRSGAHINPAVTLALAATGRFPWGKVLPYTLAQTAGGFLGAAIVFLDFKAKWLMADPTLVKTAGIFCTFPAVPGFWPGFIDQIIGTAVLMFGILSIGDFGAKNKVPWIGPVAVAMLVMAIGMSLGAMNGYAINPARDFGPRFFALLAGFTQPNLMDVSIVLVPILGPLVGGPLGALVYDRTTGALNKDPNADFCEDGAQECEECRS
- a CDS encoding glycerol-3-phosphate dehydrogenase/oxidase, which produces MDRQEQLARLQDGETFDLLVIGGGATGCGIALDAATRGLRVALVERDDFAQGTSSKSTKLVHGGVRYLEKAILKCDREQFNLVREGLRERGRLLKNAPHLAHAIRLMTPVKTWFQAAYIFAGLVLYDLLAGRLSLGHSRVVTRRKAKKLFPQLNLDDYKAAVIYADGQFNDARMAVTLARTAAAYGAVCANHVEVTGLVKENGRIRGANLRDRQSGRAWTVAAKGVINATGPFADAIRRMDDPDAPGMLKVSSGIHILLESGTVPDDLSLMIPRTEDGRVLFMIPWQGHVLFGTTDEPADITVDPAPDCKDVDYLLRYASAYLRKPVTGRDVLAVWNGLRPLVFDPKKGSTQELARTHVLTESPSGLLTMAGGKWTSYRAMAEDAVDAACAAFGLGEGRPCVTRELRLIGSRAYYPEAWRDLAARENIAEELARSLYSLYGDEAGTVLALGRELDLLTPIHPEHPYIGAEVAFAVRREMAVRLGDVLLRRLPLGLVDMRHAEEAAPVVAAIMGRELGWDEDRRVREVESARRLLATWFSGQDASQAGSADTLAEEGLGKQPCSRPEGDGPTVEAL
- a CDS encoding sugar-binding transcriptional regulator; this translates as MTGFDEEENQLISRVAWLYFHEELTQGDIGERLGLTRLKVNRLLQAGREAGLIRVVINTAFRDCVALEADLVREFGLTRAIVVPTPERAGQHYYETIGRPAGEYASRELADGQRLGVGWGNTMRAAINGLVIRAVRGLSVTSLYGGVPRSPVNPFDSTAMFARKLSAEVCNHLPAPMFVSTPDVRETIAAQPFFRTFYKEALDVDMILTAVGDMTAQATNIALGAISLDQRRDLARAGAVGEFFGRFLDADGNVLDHGINQCSMSPDFAGLCKVPRIILVSGGMAKVPILQAVLRRGYAHAFVTDASTARSLLNP
- a CDS encoding CerR family C-terminal domain-containing protein, which translates into the protein MPQAPEKNDKRLAKGRQTRERLLAEALRLFAQHGYAGVGTREVAAAAKTNIASIAFHFSGKEGLYRAVIEHVSGELARLHQAAIAEATAQSAAGGEEAGDRAKRIVTDLITRLLTSNRSRWMTLLLQREFITPTPFFDVIYESTIEPTLTALAALASEINGKSQASPENKVLAFSLFIMTSAFQRNRNTFLRFIEKDAYSPEDIETISRVVARFVKNGLLQPQETNEALSPCPSKQNF
- a CDS encoding MFS transporter, whose product is MSQQTKLLTIDFICICLLIFLAYCNITVFYNLYLYLQEIDIPANWRGFLIGCSSLSTIAFFLFASPYLTVKNAIPCALAGALIMIGCGISYLYAHGVASLLLVRLANGAAVYLLSAGCMTLMVSRIAPEHSGQAFSLYSIALLLPYSLVPSVCDVVTPHLPSVAYTYRDMSLLLVPGLAMIAVISRRQRRARHGDASQPAMSLGEMYRNALTPRIGLVLLLNGIYIITFASLFFMAQGLFRSRGFHSVGSYFTIQMFCMIIIRLLGNRLFDKVHKVRLIIFSFLVSSASFALMAVSYSLVGLYASSLLMGIGMGVISPALYGLMFTISSPRFKAVNSNLMMLSLQIGNFLGPVYGAWVMQRVGYADLFLCNAGCCLVGIGLCFLLTSHRIDATRNIANA
- the murI gene encoding glutamate racemase, which encodes MARRAESAHKGFVVHCDSSCPIGIFDSGVGGLTVARAVMDRLPSESIVYFGDTARVPYGVKSPDTVARYAGQITNFLLAKNVKLLIVACNTMAAVALPAITALSPAPVLEVISAGAASALAATRTKRIGIIATPSTIASRAYESALAALGGPEVFTASKACPLFVPLVEEGWLAHPATRLVAEEYLTPLLAENLDTLILGCTHYPLLAPLLAEVAGPDVRLQDSATAVAERAAAVLGYLGLAAPKGPDTPRHVFHVTDMPRKFREIGELFLGRPMEDVRLEKL
- a CDS encoding tetratricopeptide repeat protein — encoded protein: MDRFSVRGMSLVLALWFLAACFGGCARKALPPAPVAPLPSAAERLAAGKKAFAAGKFQAALPDLAAAAGQAPDLAEAHFYLGLCAAKTGDAKRAATELSRAAAADAADPRPLEALGILQYEAGRRQAALASLDAAIGRGSKSAQVYYYRANLAMATGDCRHALAAYRRAMLLDPSFAAAGVEYQSARMACARAETPPKVPAPFTPKPLPRSKPASDHKAVPASRPAPAAKSVPATSAVAHPAPAEPLSPTPTTGRPTTENPSPATP